One window of Saccharomyces kudriavzevii IFO 1802 strain IFO1802 genome assembly, chromosome: 10 genomic DNA carries:
- the NCE101 gene encoding Nce101p (similar to Saccharomyces cerevisiae NCE101 (YJL205C); ancestral locus Anc_1.129): MVQHAPFLLGKFSDPFLAVMVGCLSYYVYEGKMGRPQGHHLHELIKKRWDARKQ, translated from the exons ATGGTTCAGCACGCTCCGTTTCTGTTGGGAAA ATTTTCTGATCCGTTCTTGGCAGTTATGGTAGGCTGTCTCAGCTACTACGTTTACGAGGGAAAGATGGGACGGCCACAAGGTCACCATTTACACGAACTCATCAAGAAGCGATGGGACGCTCGCAAACAATAA